The Nitrospirota bacterium genome contains a region encoding:
- the sppA gene encoding signal peptide peptidase SppA translates to MKKNPVLIVLATAAALGALFFGILFLASMLSGNKRTSTNLQVVGADKIALVKIEGLLVTSEHVVEELTDYAEDSSIKAIVLRIDSPGGGVVVSQEIFNAVKNARKEGKKVVASMGTVAASGGYYVAAAADRIVANPGTLTGSIGVKMEFANIEKLLEKIGVRGVVVKAGEYKDVGSPFHDMSEPEKKILQDVIDDVHSQFVKAVAEGRNMPEADVRVLADGRIFTGRQALDLKLVDQLGDLADSIKIAGELVGIKGKPRVIEKRTKIPFFDYLREESATWIADVITRGISRSSVTLQYL, encoded by the coding sequence ATGAAAAAAAATCCCGTCCTGATCGTTTTGGCGACTGCCGCAGCGCTGGGAGCTCTTTTTTTCGGTATTTTGTTCCTGGCCTCGATGCTGTCCGGGAACAAGCGGACATCGACGAACCTGCAGGTGGTGGGAGCGGACAAGATCGCGCTTGTCAAGATAGAGGGACTCCTGGTCACCTCGGAGCATGTGGTTGAAGAGTTGACCGATTATGCCGAGGATTCCTCCATCAAGGCGATCGTGTTGCGGATCGACAGCCCCGGCGGGGGCGTGGTCGTGTCCCAGGAGATCTTTAATGCGGTCAAGAACGCCAGAAAAGAGGGGAAAAAGGTTGTTGCCTCCATGGGGACGGTTGCCGCGTCGGGCGGATATTACGTGGCTGCGGCGGCAGACAGGATCGTGGCCAACCCCGGCACGCTTACCGGAAGCATTGGCGTGAAGATGGAGTTCGCCAACATCGAGAAGCTCCTCGAGAAGATCGGGGTACGGGGGGTGGTGGTGAAAGCGGGAGAGTACAAGGATGTGGGCTCGCCCTTCCACGACATGTCAGAACCGGAAAAGAAGATTCTTCAGGACGTGATCGACGACGTCCATAGTCAGTTCGTCAAGGCCGTTGCCGAGGGACGGAACATGCCGGAGGCGGATGTGCGGGTCCTTGCGGACGGCCGCATTTTCACCGGCAGGCAGGCCCTCGATCTTAAGCTTGTGGACCAGCTGGGAGACCTTGCGGACAGCATCAAGATCGCGGGTGAACTGGTCGGGATCAAAGGGAAGCCGAGAGTGATCGAAAAAAGAACGAAGATCCCTTTCTTTGATTATTTGAGGGAAGAGTCCGCGACCTGGATCGCGGATGTTATTACACGCGGCATCAGCAGGAGTTCCGTAACATTACAGTATCTGTAA
- a CDS encoding integration host factor subunit beta, producing MTKAELVDKIAEKKPGLTRKQVEVIVNTVLDGIKDALSREDKVEIRGFGSFRIRHRRAKEGRNPKTGETVSVPPKKVPFFKAGKEMREMVDGKI from the coding sequence ATGACAAAGGCGGAGCTGGTAGACAAAATTGCAGAGAAGAAGCCGGGGTTGACGAGAAAACAGGTGGAAGTGATCGTCAACACCGTGCTCGACGGCATCAAGGACGCATTGTCCCGGGAAGACAAGGTCGAGATACGGGGGTTCGGTAGTTTCCGCATTCGCCACCGCCGCGCCAAGGAAGGCAGGAACCCGAAGACCGGCGAGACCGTCTCGGTGCCGCCGAAGAAGGTACCTTTCTTCAAGGCAGGCAAGGAGATGCGGGAAATGGTCGACGGGAAGATATGA
- a CDS encoding M48 family metalloprotease, which yields MLHSIVASVLVDCAFIAWNIGTPCLKQRFRFLVILLPVVSFPLYQALYPRRGDAYFRLESLLDSNKWFSLELWHGVPLFMGFVVILALSALIFIIQEFLPMFLHMREQMREASEPLDDAVEQVLAQKVSQALEGLPFDEQFVEIVVDEDLSLFSDTGLNPRIYVSTGLIKTLTIEQLQAAFAHEIGHIQRTRRPVLIFAYILRVLMFYNPIAMLEFRKLAQEEEKVCDDIAISLTGNPAALSSAVEMFRPDPEDLIQSPDAKKTGGIASTIEHYNHDLLLKSRILSIGEPRQDDCHWGASYFVTLAIIVVINFFIV from the coding sequence ATGCTTCATTCGATTGTTGCCTCCGTACTCGTTGACTGCGCATTTATCGCCTGGAATATCGGAACACCGTGTTTGAAGCAGCGATTTCGATTCCTGGTCATTTTGTTGCCGGTCGTCTCTTTCCCACTCTATCAGGCACTCTACCCACGCAGGGGTGACGCGTATTTCAGGCTGGAGAGTTTGCTGGACAGCAACAAATGGTTCTCTCTTGAGCTGTGGCACGGTGTCCCCCTGTTCATGGGGTTTGTCGTCATCCTGGCGCTCAGCGCTCTCATCTTTATCATCCAGGAATTTCTGCCCATGTTTCTCCACATGCGGGAGCAAATGCGTGAGGCCTCCGAGCCGCTTGACGACGCGGTGGAGCAGGTCCTGGCACAGAAGGTGTCGCAGGCTTTGGAGGGCCTGCCATTCGATGAGCAGTTCGTTGAGATCGTGGTGGACGAGGACCTCTCGCTTTTTTCCGATACCGGCCTGAATCCGAGGATTTATGTCTCGACCGGATTGATAAAAACCCTGACCATTGAGCAACTGCAGGCGGCTTTTGCCCATGAGATCGGCCATATTCAGAGAACACGAAGGCCGGTGCTCATCTTTGCGTATATTCTCAGGGTGCTTATGTTCTATAATCCCATTGCCATGCTGGAGTTTAGAAAACTGGCGCAGGAAGAGGAAAAAGTTTGTGATGACATAGCGATTTCACTGACCGGAAATCCTGCGGCCCTCTCCAGCGCAGTTGAGATGTTTCGTCCGGACCCTGAGGACCTGATCCAGAGCCCGGACGCAAAAAAAACAGGCGGAATTGCATCTACGATCGAGCATTATAACCATGACCTGCTTTTGAAAAGCAGGATCCTGAGCATTGGAGAGCCCCGACAAGACGATTGCCACTGGGGGGCTTCGTATTTCGTGACGCTGGCGATCATTGTCGTCATCAACTTTTTTATTGTGTAA
- a CDS encoding cytochrome c family protein: MKQYTVKMLFSAACATLVAAGMIATMTVSPARVEGKEMPGTIVIKKLKSQYGAVTFNHEMHASIAGNCGTCHHQHNDKMRATCTECHALSAGAFKSSVKQGFAACSSCHSDYSPEMPEMPGLKVALHKKCFQCHVGIGDLGSSPGACVKTCHAKT; encoded by the coding sequence ATGAAGCAGTACACAGTGAAGATGCTGTTTTCTGCCGCTTGCGCCACACTGGTGGCGGCAGGAATGATCGCCACAATGACGGTATCGCCGGCAAGGGTTGAAGGCAAGGAGATGCCCGGCACCATCGTGATCAAAAAGCTGAAGAGCCAGTACGGTGCGGTCACGTTTAACCACGAAATGCATGCCTCCATCGCAGGCAATTGCGGGACATGCCATCATCAGCACAATGATAAAATGAGGGCAACCTGCACCGAGTGCCATGCGCTGAGTGCAGGGGCATTTAAGTCTTCAGTGAAGCAGGGCTTTGCCGCATGCAGTTCATGCCATTCAGACTATTCCCCGGAGATGCCCGAGATGCCGGGCCTGAAGGTCGCGCTTCATAAAAAATGCTTTCAGTGTCACGTGGGAATCGGGGACCTTGGTTCTTCACCCGGGGCGTGTGTAAAGACGTGTCATGCCAAGACGTGA
- a CDS encoding 4Fe-4S dicluster domain-containing protein yields MSESKTGRSTDGPEQDAGTGAEELPLPPLTRRKFLSISMLAGGVALAAPVRAMAQPEFEGWPDGFGMLTDFTACVGCRSCEKACNEANNMPAPDKLFDDGSVFEEKRWPDAKTYTIVNRYDNPKDPSKPVYRKIQCNHCLEPACATACPIHAYTKTPEGAVIYNENLCFGCRYCVIACPFNIPGYDYESALEPKIVKCILCYGRIKEGKIPACAEACPGGAITFGKRADLLKLARKRITDDPGKYIDHIYGEREVGGTSWLYLSGIPFEQLGFPTNLPKKAPIELTKNYLSSIPVIFTTFPAIFGLLYAATHGRDKDDKKESADQHKEVK; encoded by the coding sequence ATGTCAGAGAGTAAGACGGGCCGATCAACAGACGGCCCCGAACAGGACGCCGGGACCGGCGCAGAGGAACTGCCGCTCCCCCCGCTTACGAGGCGGAAATTTCTGTCGATATCCATGCTGGCGGGCGGTGTTGCGCTTGCCGCTCCTGTGCGCGCAATGGCTCAGCCGGAGTTTGAAGGCTGGCCGGACGGCTTCGGCATGTTGACCGACTTCACTGCATGCGTGGGATGCCGCAGCTGTGAAAAAGCATGCAACGAAGCCAATAACATGCCGGCACCCGATAAGCTGTTTGACGACGGTTCCGTGTTTGAGGAGAAGCGTTGGCCCGATGCCAAGACCTACACCATTGTCAACCGGTACGATAATCCCAAAGATCCGTCGAAACCTGTTTATCGGAAGATCCAGTGTAACCACTGCCTGGAGCCTGCATGTGCCACCGCGTGTCCCATACATGCATACACAAAGACCCCGGAAGGCGCGGTCATCTACAACGAGAACCTCTGCTTTGGCTGCAGGTACTGCGTCATCGCATGCCCGTTCAACATCCCGGGCTATGACTACGAAAGCGCGTTGGAGCCCAAGATCGTCAAATGTATCCTCTGTTACGGCAGGATCAAGGAAGGGAAGATCCCGGCCTGCGCCGAGGCATGCCCTGGCGGCGCGATCACCTTCGGCAAGAGGGCGGACCTGCTGAAACTTGCCCGGAAGAGGATCACGGATGATCCCGGGAAATACATCGACCACATTTACGGAGAGCGTGAAGTCGGCGGCACGTCCTGGCTTTATCTGTCCGGTATCCCCTTCGAACAGCTCGGTTTTCCGACCAACCTTCCGAAAAAGGCGCCGATCGAACTTACCAAGAACTATCTGTCCTCGATCCCGGTCATTTTCACGACATTCCCCGCGATATTCGGACTTTTATATGCGGCGACGCACGGCCGTGACAAAGATGATAAAAAAGAAAGCGCTGATCAGCACAAGGAGGTGAAGTAA
- the nrfD gene encoding polysulfide reductase NrfD, translating into MGTGIQYSSQPPASSRGFKEWFMNKLFMGMSMPEYAKALATPFNFIAVVILLVAAPVFIMRYTRGLASVVDASAQYPWGILLSWGIFAGEPMFAAGFVVAAAYYLFGMKSYKPLVRLAVLGGMLGYAFAASYLLIDLGRPWRIYYPMLINFGPSSVLFIVAWHVSLYSTVQLLEFSPTILEWLGSKRLHKWAISVTVVLIIGGVILSTVHQSALGAMYLITPGKLHPLWYSSHLPLLFFSSAVFAAISFAILLAYASVKYFRTRCDEQFITSVPGWTLSLGKGAALSMYVYFALKVLALAQDSNWGLLSTPYGYWYLVELLGFVAGPMILFTIGIKSGSLGVIRFSSLYAIAGVLMNRVNINLIAYNWNLPDHLHHIIPPWTEITMVMAMVTLHVLVFRWIVNRFPVMRELPEYRGTH; encoded by the coding sequence ATGGGTACCGGAATTCAGTATTCGTCTCAACCTCCTGCCTCTTCGCGAGGCTTCAAGGAATGGTTCATGAACAAGCTGTTCATGGGCATGAGCATGCCGGAATATGCCAAGGCTCTTGCCACGCCCTTTAATTTTATCGCGGTCGTGATCCTTCTTGTTGCGGCACCGGTTTTTATCATGCGGTACACACGGGGGCTTGCCTCGGTGGTTGATGCCTCGGCCCAATACCCGTGGGGGATACTGCTCAGCTGGGGAATCTTTGCCGGGGAGCCGATGTTCGCCGCGGGTTTTGTGGTGGCGGCAGCGTACTATCTGTTCGGAATGAAGTCCTATAAACCGCTGGTACGTCTTGCCGTGCTGGGCGGTATGCTGGGGTATGCGTTTGCGGCCTCGTACCTTTTGATCGATCTCGGCAGGCCGTGGCGCATTTACTATCCCATGCTCATAAACTTCGGGCCGTCCTCGGTCCTGTTCATTGTAGCCTGGCATGTGTCATTATATTCCACGGTCCAGCTCCTGGAGTTCTCTCCAACCATTCTCGAGTGGCTGGGTTCGAAGCGGCTCCACAAGTGGGCCATTTCCGTCACGGTGGTGCTTATCATCGGCGGCGTGATCCTCTCGACCGTGCACCAGTCGGCCCTGGGGGCGATGTACCTCATCACGCCGGGCAAGCTCCATCCATTATGGTACTCTTCGCACCTCCCGCTGCTGTTCTTCAGCTCCGCGGTCTTTGCGGCCATATCGTTCGCGATCCTGCTTGCGTATGCATCCGTGAAATATTTCAGAACCAGGTGCGACGAGCAGTTTATCACGAGCGTTCCTGGATGGACGCTCAGCCTCGGGAAAGGGGCTGCGCTGTCGATGTACGTGTATTTTGCCCTCAAGGTCCTCGCGCTGGCCCAGGACAGCAACTGGGGTCTGCTGTCCACGCCGTATGGCTACTGGTATCTGGTGGAACTGCTTGGTTTTGTGGCAGGGCCGATGATCCTGTTCACCATCGGCATCAAGTCTGGAAGCCTTGGCGTGATCCGGTTCTCTTCACTCTATGCGATCGCAGGGGTGCTGATGAACAGGGTCAATATCAACCTGATCGCATACAACTGGAACCTGCCTGACCATCTGCATCACATCATTCCGCCGTGGACCGAGATCACCATGGTCATGGCGATGGTCACGCTCCATGTGCTTGTCTTCAGGTGGATCGTGAACAGGTTCCCGGTGATGCGCGAGCTTCCCGAGTACAGGGGTACGCACTAA
- a CDS encoding cytochrome b/b6 domain-containing protein — MMSPEMSDERENIRRFSVYRIIEHLALILLFVVLAATGLSQKFYTLGISQSIILALGGIDTTRVLHHLAAVLFTVLTFQHILVNVIGIIFEQWDTSMLVSFKDAQDAVHNVRYYLGMAEQPARGGRYSYKEKFIYWLILLGGIQQILTGFILWFPVVTTKYLPGQFIPAAKVVHTNEAMLIFLLVGIWHIYDSMFSPEVFPLNKSIFTGYAHKSQIEQANNSGKHTG, encoded by the coding sequence ATGATGTCACCAGAAATGTCGGACGAGAGGGAAAACATCAGGAGGTTCAGCGTCTACCGGATCATCGAGCACCTGGCGCTCATCCTGCTTTTTGTCGTTCTGGCGGCAACCGGTCTTTCTCAGAAGTTTTACACCCTGGGAATCTCACAGTCCATCATTCTTGCTCTGGGAGGGATCGACACGACGAGAGTGCTCCACCATCTCGCCGCGGTATTGTTCACGGTGCTCACGTTCCAGCATATTCTGGTAAACGTCATCGGCATCATTTTTGAGCAATGGGACACTTCCATGCTGGTTTCTTTCAAGGATGCCCAGGATGCCGTACACAATGTCAGATATTACCTGGGCATGGCAGAACAGCCGGCAAGAGGCGGCAGATACAGCTACAAGGAAAAATTCATCTATTGGCTCATCCTCCTGGGCGGCATTCAGCAGATCCTCACGGGATTCATCCTTTGGTTCCCGGTCGTCACGACAAAATACCTTCCCGGACAGTTCATTCCGGCCGCAAAGGTGGTCCACACCAACGAGGCCATGCTGATATTCCTTCTCGTAGGCATCTGGCACATCTACGATTCCATGTTCAGCCCCGAGGTCTTTCCTCTGAACAAGAGCATCTTCACGGGATATGCCCACAAAAGTCAGATAGAGCAGGCAAATAATTCCGGAAAGCATACGGGATAG
- a CDS encoding HAMP domain-containing protein, which yields MQKKLIIAVLLNVIIISATLGIVSYYAVHESIQRSLQNRLALARIISNYVEVFLNNNLYRLKDISLSGTIDPNKRDWQHEKRMLETVYKYSLFTEGVFLLDKHGNELLTYPPHVDYFSNLTYITYVNEVLRTGKPVISNVYTIEPINKKVIFMMTPLRDSEGRINGIAGGILSPTERFLNELLQSGKVETNSYVEIIDANETVVASDVPSRVFQHHAHDGNLGKMIMDGKEGILPCRHGYSHPDAVKRPVDRLAFVPLSVAKWGVIVGEAEQDIFGPASGLEKKFVLLVLIFIGVSAFFSIGASLNVVRPLRSLIASSNKIAAGDLSTPVGDLGSDEILQLSRSFDDMRSRLAASLESIKTQNLELENRVATRTQQIRESGKKIEHLLKKVITSQEDERRRIARDLHDTILQDTSAFLIKMDICRVHPEQITVEQIDEMRKIALETIDNIHTVIKDLRPTILDDLGLDAAITWLLATHLQEKGIHYYLDIESPLTKRLPPAVEITLFRILQEAIINASRHANAENVFVVLDAKEHAVHITVEDDGDGFDVDSLMSRPIENAKGLGIIGMKERASLLDGRLMVYSMPGEGTRVCMEIPLTEKVQHA from the coding sequence ATGCAGAAAAAATTAATCATAGCGGTACTGCTCAATGTCATTATTATTTCGGCCACCCTCGGGATCGTAAGCTACTACGCGGTCCATGAGAGCATCCAACGATCACTGCAGAACAGGCTTGCCCTTGCCAGGATCATCTCGAACTACGTCGAAGTTTTTCTGAATAATAATCTCTACCGGCTCAAAGACATCTCGCTCTCGGGCACCATTGATCCGAATAAACGTGATTGGCAGCACGAGAAGCGGATGCTCGAAACCGTGTATAAATATTCGCTTTTTACGGAAGGCGTATTTCTTCTTGACAAGCACGGCAATGAACTGCTGACCTATCCGCCGCACGTTGACTATTTTTCGAATCTTACCTACATCACCTACGTGAATGAGGTGCTCCGGACCGGGAAACCGGTCATCTCCAACGTCTACACGATCGAGCCGATCAATAAAAAGGTCATTTTCATGATGACGCCCCTGAGGGACAGCGAAGGCAGGATCAACGGGATCGCCGGCGGCATTCTCAGTCCGACGGAGCGTTTTTTGAATGAGCTCCTGCAGAGCGGCAAGGTTGAGACAAATAGTTATGTGGAGATCATTGACGCAAATGAGACCGTGGTTGCATCGGATGTTCCGTCGCGCGTGTTTCAGCACCATGCCCATGATGGCAATCTGGGGAAGATGATCATGGATGGCAAGGAAGGGATCCTGCCATGCCGGCACGGCTATTCCCATCCTGACGCGGTAAAGAGGCCGGTTGACCGTCTTGCCTTTGTTCCGCTGAGTGTGGCCAAGTGGGGCGTCATCGTCGGCGAGGCGGAGCAGGATATCTTCGGCCCGGCAAGCGGCCTGGAAAAAAAATTCGTTTTGCTCGTCCTGATCTTTATCGGCGTGTCGGCTTTTTTCTCGATCGGCGCGAGCCTCAACGTTGTCCGGCCGCTGCGATCGTTGATAGCATCCTCCAATAAAATAGCCGCGGGAGATCTTTCAACGCCGGTAGGAGATCTCGGAAGCGATGAAATATTGCAGCTCAGCAGAAGCTTTGATGATATGAGAAGCAGGCTCGCCGCTTCGCTGGAGAGCATTAAAACGCAAAATCTGGAGCTGGAAAACCGCGTAGCGACGAGGACCCAGCAGATACGGGAGAGCGGGAAGAAAATTGAGCATTTGCTGAAAAAGGTCATTACCTCCCAGGAAGATGAGCGCAGACGGATAGCCCGAGATCTGCATGATACGATACTGCAGGACACCTCGGCCTTTTTAATAAAAATGGACATCTGCAGAGTGCATCCGGAACAGATCACCGTGGAACAAATCGATGAAATGAGAAAGATCGCGCTGGAAACCATCGACAATATTCATACCGTTATCAAGGACCTGAGGCCCACGATCCTTGATGACCTCGGACTGGATGCCGCCATAACGTGGCTGCTGGCTACCCACCTTCAGGAAAAGGGCATCCATTATTATTTGGACATTGAATCCCCGCTCACCAAAAGGCTGCCTCCGGCGGTGGAAATCACGCTTTTCAGGATACTTCAGGAGGCGATTATCAACGCCTCGCGCCATGCAAATGCGGAAAATGTTTTCGTTGTTTTGGACGCGAAAGAGCACGCGGTCCACATTACCGTGGAGGACGACGGAGACGGGTTCGACGTCGATTCTTTAATGAGCCGTCCTATTGAAAACGCCAAAGGCCTGGGAATCATCGGGATGAAGGAGCGGGCCTCGCTGCTTGACGGACGTTTGATGGTTTACTCGATGCCGGGCGAGGGGACCAGGGTCTGTATGGAAATTCCCCTGACGGAAAAGGTGCAGCATGCCTAA
- a CDS encoding response regulator transcription factor: MPKIRVLIADDHSLVREGIAAFLRMCDDIEVVGEASDGIEAIERVHKLKPDIVLMDISMPKLGGLEATVELKKTDPNIKIIVLTQYDDKEYISRFLKAGVCGYMLKKAVGSDLLNAIRAVNRGEFYLFSSIASEVVDGYLGKHKEPVGGEDLYEKLTDREKQVIKLIAEGYSHKEIANLLNISAKTVIAHQTNISEKLGIHSRTALVKYAISKGIIKLDR, from the coding sequence ATGCCTAAGATACGCGTGTTGATCGCGGATGACCACTCACTCGTGCGGGAAGGGATCGCCGCGTTTCTCAGGATGTGCGATGACATCGAGGTGGTCGGCGAGGCGTCCGACGGAATCGAGGCCATCGAGCGCGTTCATAAATTGAAACCTGACATCGTCCTGATGGACATCTCCATGCCCAAACTGGGCGGCCTTGAGGCGACTGTTGAACTGAAGAAAACAGATCCGAACATAAAGATAATCGTCCTTACTCAATACGATGACAAGGAGTACATCTCCCGCTTTCTGAAGGCAGGCGTCTGCGGATATATGCTGAAGAAGGCGGTCGGCAGTGATCTGCTCAATGCGATCCGGGCGGTGAACAGAGGGGAATTCTACCTGTTCTCCTCGATAGCGTCGGAAGTGGTCGATGGTTATCTCGGCAAGCACAAGGAACCCGTTGGGGGAGAGGACCTTTACGAAAAGCTCACCGACCGGGAAAAACAGGTGATCAAACTGATCGCCGAGGGCTACAGCCACAAGGAGATCGCCAACCTTCTGAATATCAGCGCCAAGACGGTCATTGCCCACCAGACGAACATTTCAGAGAAACTCGGCATCCATTCCCGCACCGCGCTCGTCAAATATGCGATCTCAAAAGGGATCATCAAGCTCGACAGGTAA
- a CDS encoding NUDIX domain-containing protein, which produces MSHHLFARRRGTSALSEAVSTEKDSARQFDVSVGGHYAAGEDATVAGPREIREELGLEARFTDLLPVGRRVFVYCSTPGVIEYEIQDVFILMRHVRPEALVLQKEEVDSVLEMDLEQGIELFSGNRSSAEGALYRTGAREERVRVTTDDFVPSIDSYYLKLLLLAQRCLNGERKLLSI; this is translated from the coding sequence TTGTCTCATCATCTCTTTGCAAGACGGCGGGGGACAAGCGCTCTTTCAGAAGCGGTCAGCACAGAAAAAGATAGCGCCCGGCAATTTGATGTAAGCGTTGGTGGGCACTACGCTGCAGGCGAGGATGCAACGGTCGCCGGTCCGCGGGAGATCAGGGAGGAACTTGGTCTTGAAGCGCGTTTCACGGATTTACTGCCTGTCGGCCGCAGGGTGTTTGTGTACTGTTCTACTCCCGGAGTGATTGAATACGAAATCCAGGATGTGTTTATACTTATGCGTCATGTCCGGCCTGAGGCGCTTGTCCTCCAGAAGGAAGAAGTAGACAGCGTGCTTGAGATGGACCTTGAGCAGGGGATCGAGCTTTTCTCCGGTAACCGATCGAGCGCGGAGGGCGCCCTGTACAGGACTGGAGCGCGGGAAGAGCGGGTGCGCGTGACCACGGACGATTTTGTCCCCAGTATTGACAGTTATTACCTGAAACTTCTGCTGCTTGCGCAACGGTGTCTGAATGGAGAACGCAAACTTCTTTCGATCTGA